The Terriglobales bacterium genome has a window encoding:
- a CDS encoding leucyl aminopeptidase yields MKILLSSSPLAQIETECLVATVLDHSDNNNKPSPRVATSDPAIPAAAQDLIATGEVTGKSGETTLLHKPAGLKARRLLLLGGGKAKSFNSYELRKLAGTAVRFLKSRGLRSFAFAEPEIPSGPTDAVKATVEGAFVGNFDSDFYKSDRKDQHIDELTIVPTILQSPALEAAVNEGRIIGESQNFTRTLVNEPGNRMTPTVLADRARKMAEEVGLKCETYGADKIKELKMGAFWSVAQGSDEPPALIILRYEPAGAPDKPVLGLIGKGITFDSGGISIKPADGMEKMKYDMAGGAAMLGAMRAIALLRPKVKVIAIVLATENMPSGKAQKPGDVQIAMSGKSIEIINTDAEGRLVLADGLHYARQLGVTHLIDAATLTGAVVVALGYVNAGIFANDDAMYDRFRQALERAGEKMWRLPLDSEYQEMIKSNIADIVNSGGRWGGAVTAAMFLKEFVGDTPWLHLDIAGTAWVEDSKGWIAKGPSGIAVRSIVEFARDLGS; encoded by the coding sequence ATGAAAATACTGCTCTCTTCTAGCCCGCTTGCCCAAATTGAAACTGAATGCCTGGTAGCCACCGTCCTCGACCATTCCGACAATAACAACAAGCCTTCTCCCCGGGTCGCCACCAGCGATCCCGCCATCCCCGCAGCCGCCCAGGATCTCATCGCTACCGGCGAGGTCACCGGAAAATCCGGCGAGACCACTCTCCTGCATAAGCCAGCTGGCCTGAAGGCGCGCCGCCTGCTGCTCCTCGGTGGCGGCAAAGCTAAAAGCTTCAATTCTTACGAACTTCGCAAACTCGCCGGCACTGCGGTTCGCTTCCTGAAGTCTCGCGGCCTGCGCAGCTTTGCTTTTGCCGAACCAGAAATCCCCTCCGGCCCTACCGATGCCGTAAAGGCTACCGTGGAAGGCGCTTTCGTCGGCAACTTCGACTCCGACTTTTACAAGAGCGACCGCAAGGATCAGCACATCGACGAACTCACGATCGTTCCCACCATTCTGCAGAGCCCCGCCCTCGAAGCCGCAGTAAACGAGGGCCGAATTATCGGGGAGTCACAGAACTTCACTCGCACCCTCGTCAATGAGCCCGGCAACCGTATGACTCCCACAGTACTCGCCGATCGCGCCCGCAAAATGGCCGAGGAAGTCGGCCTCAAGTGCGAAACCTACGGCGCCGACAAAATCAAAGAACTCAAAATGGGCGCTTTCTGGAGTGTGGCCCAGGGTTCCGATGAGCCTCCTGCACTCATCATTCTCCGCTACGAACCGGCAGGCGCGCCCGACAAACCCGTGTTAGGCCTGATCGGAAAGGGAATCACGTTCGATAGCGGCGGCATCTCCATCAAGCCTGCCGACGGTATGGAAAAGATGAAATACGACATGGCCGGCGGCGCGGCCATGCTCGGCGCGATGCGCGCCATCGCCCTGCTTAGGCCGAAGGTGAAAGTGATCGCAATTGTGCTGGCCACTGAGAACATGCCTTCCGGCAAAGCACAGAAGCCGGGCGACGTGCAGATCGCCATGTCGGGCAAGTCCATCGAGATCATCAACACCGACGCTGAGGGTCGCCTCGTCCTCGCCGATGGACTGCACTACGCGCGCCAACTCGGCGTTACTCACCTGATCGATGCCGCCACGCTGACTGGCGCAGTTGTCGTGGCGCTCGGTTACGTCAACGCCGGCATCTTCGCCAACGATGACGCCATGTACGACCGCTTCCGCCAGGCACTCGAGCGTGCGGGAGAAAAAATGTGGCGTCTGCCGCTCGATTCCGAGTACCAGGAGATGATCAAATCCAACATTGCCGACATCGTGAACAGCGGCGGCCGCTGGGGCGGCGCAGTCACCGCCGCCATGTTCCTGAAGGAATTCGTCGGTGACACGCCCTGGCTCCATCTCGACATCGCCGGCACTGCTTGGGTGGAAGACAGTAAGGGTTGGATCGCCAAAGGCCCTTCAGGAATCGCCGTGCGTTCGATCGTGGAGTTTGCCCGCGACCTCGGATCCTAG